The nucleotide window GTGCTAGAAATTCTTTATTAACAAAATGATGATTTTGTTCTTTAATATATGGACAATGTAATGAAACTAAGTCTGATTCTTTAAGCAAAGTATTTAAATCAGTATATGTTAAAACTGTTCGAACACTATCGTTTTCATAAATATCGTATCCTAATACTTTAGCTCCCATTCCGTGTCAAGCTTTTGCTGCTTCAAAACCAATTCGACCAGTTCCAATAATTCCAATTGTAGAATTACGAATTTCTTTTGCAAACATAAAATCATCAACTTTAAAATTTGTTTTACGTTCATTATTAGCCATATAAAATAAATTACGTAAAAAAGCATTTCCCATTGCTACCGCTAATTCGCTAACTGCATTAGGCGAATATCCTGGAACATAAGCCATTTTAAACCCTAATTCATGTGCTTTTGTTAAGTCAATATGATTATAACCAACTGTTCTTGTTAATAAATATTTAACGCCATATTCTTGCATTTTTAATAAGTTTTCTTCATAACAGTCACAATTTGCACGAACCATTACTGCTTGATGTCCTTTAACTGTTTCAATATTATCTTTTGTTAAATATTCTTCAATTAAAGTTAAATCATAACCATATTTTTCATTTAGTTTTTCAAAAAATGGTCGTTCGGTTTTCCGAACGCCATAACAAACCATTTTAATTTTTATATTCATTCTTATTTTCTCCTAATATGTAATAATAAAG belongs to Spiroplasma melliferum and includes:
- a CDS encoding D-lactate dehydrogenase yields the protein MNIKIKMVCYGVRKTERPFFEKLNEKYGYDLTLIEEYLTKDNIETVKGHQAVMVRANCDCYEENLLKMQEYGVKYLLTRTVGYNHIDLTKAHELGFKMAYVPGYSPNAVSELAVAMGNAFLRNLFYMANNERKTNFKVDDFMFAKEIRNSTIGIIGTGRIGFEAAKAWHGMGAKVLGYDIYENDSVRTVLTYTDLNTLLKESDLVSLHCPYIKEQNHHFVNKEFLAQMKPGSVLINAARGQLMDSEAVYEAIKSNHLKGVGLDVLENEGDVFFQDFNENITPDNITNKLLTLYPRVIITPHIGSYTDEAVKNMIETTYENLKEILANGESKNKI